One part of the Thermoanaerobacterium sp. CMT5567-10 genome encodes these proteins:
- the mutS gene encoding DNA mismatch repair protein MutS, with protein sequence MPYTPMMEQYFKIKEKYKDSILFFRIGDFYEMFFDDAIIAAKELEIVLTGKDCGQDERAPMAGVPFHAADFYIDKLVKKGYKVAICEQLEDPASAKGLVDRDVIRVFTPGTVINTNSIEEKSNNYLLSIFKNENNYGLSFVDVMTGDLFVTQIIKCDDIRKIYDEIMRYNPSEIIANNEFFSLKKLVKVINSSKIYINKYENNCQDFESIISNQFNKSLNELGLEGKNYAIKSLTTVLIYLKELQKVQLSQLNNLTYYEDNSFMLLDNNTIKNLEIVQSSNRNNSRDGTLLSVLDQTVTPMGGRLLKRWIEEPLIDIEKINLRLDSVDELFNDFKGRSDLRNALKGIYDLERLSSKLVYQNINAKDLLSIKVSIERLPKIKDLISKYNSIYLKEIFLKLDTLQDIYDLIDKSIKDDPSTSVKEGNIIKDGFDKNVDELRKAATNGKSWITNLELNEKERTGIKTLKVGYNKVFGYYIEVSKSYISSVPQNYIRKQTLANAERYITPELKEIEEKILGAETKLVELEYEIFNGIREQIKNEINRIQMTSKYIAVLDVLTSLAMVAESNNYVKPIVNDGDRILIKDGRHPVIETIVDDSFISNDIEIDEKKPIMIITGPNMAGKSTYMRQVALIVLMAQVGSFVPASYAEIGIVDRIFTRVGASDDLFSGQSTFMVEMNEVSVILNSATQKSLIILDEVGRGTSTYDGMSIACAILEYIHDKIKAKTMFATHYHELTKLEDQLNGIKNYNISVDETNDEIIFLRKIIPGSADKSYGIQVAKLAGLPNDVIDNAKKILNSLENSNREVAVETAATQMDIFSFEKDALISEIADLDVENITPIQALNYLYGLKKKALSLRM encoded by the coding sequence ATGCCATACACTCCTATGATGGAACAATATTTTAAAATAAAAGAAAAATACAAAGATTCGATTTTATTTTTTCGAATTGGTGATTTTTATGAAATGTTTTTTGATGATGCTATTATTGCAGCTAAGGAATTGGAAATAGTCTTGACAGGTAAAGATTGTGGCCAGGATGAAAGAGCACCAATGGCAGGAGTACCATTTCATGCTGCTGATTTTTATATAGACAAGCTCGTGAAAAAAGGTTATAAAGTGGCAATTTGCGAACAACTAGAAGATCCTGCATCTGCTAAGGGATTAGTTGATAGAGATGTAATTAGAGTTTTCACTCCTGGTACGGTTATAAATACAAATTCTATAGAAGAAAAGAGCAATAATTATCTTTTATCAATTTTTAAAAATGAAAATAATTATGGATTGTCCTTCGTCGATGTTATGACTGGTGATTTATTTGTAACGCAGATAATAAAATGCGATGACATAAGGAAAATTTATGACGAAATAATGAGATATAACCCTTCTGAAATAATTGCAAATAACGAATTTTTTAGCTTAAAAAAGCTTGTAAAAGTAATTAATAGCAGTAAAATTTATATCAATAAATACGAAAACAACTGTCAGGATTTTGAAAGCATAATATCTAATCAATTTAATAAATCGCTTAATGAGCTAGGATTAGAAGGAAAAAATTATGCGATTAAATCATTGACAACAGTTTTAATATATTTGAAAGAATTACAGAAAGTACAACTTAGTCAGCTAAATAATTTGACTTATTATGAAGACAATTCATTTATGTTACTGGATAATAATACAATTAAAAATTTAGAAATTGTACAATCTTCTAATAGAAATAATTCCAGAGATGGGACATTATTAAGTGTATTAGATCAAACTGTTACACCAATGGGTGGAAGACTTCTTAAAAGATGGATAGAAGAGCCTTTAATAGATATTGAAAAAATAAATTTGCGATTAGACTCTGTTGACGAACTTTTTAATGATTTTAAAGGTAGGTCAGATTTAAGGAATGCTTTAAAAGGAATTTATGATTTAGAAAGACTTTCCAGTAAACTTGTGTATCAAAATATTAATGCAAAAGACTTATTGTCTATAAAGGTTTCTATTGAAAGGCTTCCAAAGATAAAGGATTTAATTAGTAAATATAATTCAATTTATCTTAAAGAAATATTTTTAAAATTAGATACACTTCAAGATATATATGATTTGATAGATAAATCAATTAAAGATGATCCATCAACTTCCGTAAAAGAAGGAAACATAATAAAAGATGGATTCGATAAAAATGTAGATGAATTAAGAAAAGCTGCGACAAATGGAAAGTCATGGATTACAAACCTTGAATTGAATGAAAAAGAAAGAACGGGTATTAAGACTTTAAAAGTTGGGTATAATAAAGTATTTGGGTATTATATTGAAGTATCAAAATCTTATATATCGTCGGTTCCACAAAATTATATAAGAAAGCAGACATTAGCGAATGCGGAAAGATATATAACACCTGAACTTAAAGAGATAGAGGAGAAAATTTTAGGTGCCGAAACGAAACTTGTAGAACTTGAATATGAAATCTTCAATGGTATAAGAGAGCAAATAAAAAATGAGATTAACAGAATACAGATGACTTCAAAGTATATAGCTGTTTTAGATGTACTTACATCGTTGGCTATGGTGGCTGAATCAAATAATTATGTCAAGCCAATTGTCAATGACGGTGATAGAATCTTAATAAAAGATGGCAGACATCCTGTAATAGAAACTATAGTTGATGATTCGTTTATATCGAATGATATAGAAATTGATGAAAAAAAGCCTATTATGATTATAACAGGGCCTAATATGGCAGGAAAGTCTACGTATATGCGTCAGGTTGCTTTGATAGTATTAATGGCTCAAGTTGGTAGTTTTGTTCCTGCTTCATATGCTGAAATAGGCATAGTAGATAGAATTTTTACGCGAGTAGGTGCATCAGATGATCTATTTTCTGGACAAAGCACTTTTATGGTTGAGATGAATGAAGTATCTGTTATATTAAATTCTGCGACGCAAAAGAGCTTAATTATACTTGATGAAGTTGGTCGTGGTACCAGTACATATGATGGAATGAGTATTGCCTGCGCTATTCTCGAATATATACACGATAAAATAAAGGCGAAGACAATGTTTGCTACTCACTATCATGAATTGACTAAATTAGAGGACCAATTAAATGGCATTAAAAATTATAATATATCAGTTGATGAGACGAACGATGAGATTATTTTTTTAAGAAAAATAATACCAGGTTCGGCAGATAAAAGCTATGGTATACAAGTCGCTAAACTGGCTGGATTGCCGAATGACGTTATTGATAACGCAAAAAAAATATTAAATAGCCTTGAAAATAGCAATAGAGAAGTTGCAGTTGAAACGGCCGCAACTCAAATGGATATATTTAGTTTTGAAAAAGATGCTTTAATTAGTGAAATAGCTGATTTGGATGTAGAAAATATCACACCTATACAGGCATTGAATTATTTGTATGGCTTAAAGAAAAAAGCTTTATCATTGAGGATGTGA
- a CDS encoding YlbF family regulator, with amino-acid sequence MSKCDKEAIIEKAIELGRLLANSDILNDLREAEIAFLNDEEAQFLLEDIKKLKKNGDKNEASVLRQKLLKLDSYKRLLEAQETSKKLIEEIHGILNYYINGSLPKCDGNSCANCSRHCIK; translated from the coding sequence GTGAGTAAATGTGATAAAGAAGCTATAATTGAGAAAGCAATAGAATTAGGCAGACTTTTAGCAAATTCTGATATATTGAATGATTTGCGTGAAGCGGAAATTGCCTTTTTAAATGATGAAGAAGCGCAATTTTTACTTGAAGATATTAAAAAATTGAAAAAAAATGGCGATAAAAATGAAGCAAGCGTTTTAAGACAGAAACTTTTAAAATTAGACAGTTATAAAAGATTGTTAGAGGCGCAGGAGACTTCTAAAAAATTAATAGAAGAGATACATGGCATATTGAATTATTATATAAATGGATCATTGCCTAAGTGTGATGGTAATTCCTGTGCCAATTGCTCTAGACATTGTATAAAATAA
- the miaB gene encoding tRNA (N6-isopentenyl adenosine(37)-C2)-methylthiotransferase MiaB has protein sequence MSERKEILVSDDDIKKQKEIINQMAVLNKDRYPKFHIETYGCQMNVHDSEKLAGMLTEMGYTHTDNLEDADVILFNTCCVREHAEIRIFGRVSQLKELKQRKPNITLGICGCMMQEKEVVEAIKNDYPYIDIVFGTHNLFKFPELLQESLNSDTTIIDIWDDNKSIVEDIPIRRAEGLKAWVNIIYGCNNFCTYCIVPYVRGREKSREPHDIINEIQSLANEGFKEITLLGQNVNSYGNDLPTKIDFADLLYMINDIDGIERIRFMTSHPKDISDKLIFAMRDLDKLCEHLHLPVQSGSNEILERMNRKYTRERYLEIINKLRDNIPGIAITTDIIVGFPGETDEDFQDTLDLVKEVRYDSAYTFIYSKRKGTPAEKMSNQVDEDIKHKRLEELINLQNAISIEKNNEMKGKIVEVLVEGTSKRDGEKLTGRTRTNKIVHFKAKPELIGKFVNVKIIDTKAWTMQGELISE, from the coding sequence ATGAGTGAAAGAAAAGAAATACTAGTCTCAGATGATGATATAAAAAAGCAAAAAGAGATAATAAATCAAATGGCTGTTTTAAATAAAGATAGATATCCAAAGTTTCACATAGAAACATACGGTTGTCAAATGAATGTTCATGATTCAGAAAAATTAGCAGGTATGCTAACTGAAATGGGGTACACACATACTGATAATTTAGAGGATGCAGATGTTATTCTCTTTAATACTTGTTGTGTCAGAGAACATGCCGAAATAAGGATATTTGGAAGAGTGTCACAGCTTAAAGAACTAAAGCAGAGAAAGCCTAATATAACATTAGGGATATGTGGATGTATGATGCAAGAAAAAGAAGTTGTTGAGGCTATAAAAAATGATTATCCATATATCGATATTGTATTCGGTACACATAATTTATTTAAATTTCCAGAGCTTTTACAAGAATCATTGAATTCAGATACTACTATTATAGACATTTGGGATGATAATAAAAGTATTGTAGAAGATATCCCCATAAGGCGTGCAGAAGGTTTAAAGGCATGGGTAAATATTATTTACGGGTGTAATAATTTTTGCACATATTGCATAGTGCCTTATGTACGTGGAAGAGAAAAAAGTAGAGAGCCTCATGATATTATAAATGAAATACAATCTTTAGCTAATGAAGGATTTAAAGAAATAACACTGCTTGGTCAAAATGTAAATTCTTATGGCAATGATTTACCTACTAAAATAGATTTTGCTGATCTTTTATATATGATAAATGATATTGATGGCATAGAAAGAATAAGATTTATGACTTCACACCCAAAAGATATTTCTGACAAATTGATTTTTGCTATGAGGGATTTGGACAAACTTTGTGAGCATCTGCATTTACCAGTTCAATCTGGTAGCAATGAAATACTAGAGAGAATGAATAGAAAATATACAAGAGAAAGATATTTGGAAATCATTAACAAGTTAAGAGATAACATACCGGGTATTGCTATAACCACAGACATAATAGTAGGTTTTCCTGGCGAGACAGATGAGGATTTTCAAGATACACTGGATCTTGTAAAAGAAGTAAGATACGATTCAGCGTACACATTTATTTATTCAAAAAGAAAAGGTACGCCTGCAGAAAAAATGTCAAATCAAGTCGATGAAGACATCAAACATAAGCGACTAGAAGAATTAATTAATTTGCAAAATGCAATAAGCATTGAAAAAAATAACGAAATGAAAGGGAAAATCGTAGAAGTTTTAGTCGAAGGTACAAGCAAAAGAGATGGTGAGAAATTAACTGGAAGAACGAGAACAAATAAAATTGTTCATTTTAAAGCCAAGCCTGAATTGATAGGTAAGTTTGTTAATGTAAAAATAATAGATACAAAAGCTTGGACTATGCAAGGAGAATTAATAAGTGAGTAA
- a CDS encoding protein-glutamate O-methyltransferase CheR produces the protein MLNYDEFLLKIFNLTGIDLSLYKEKQMKRRIDSFIANNNCQSYDIFYDRLTKDIKVYKEFLKYITINVTEFFRNFDQWMILKNEILPKIIKKNMRIWSAACSTGEEAYSLAMIISDFIDLNQVNIIATDIDDVVLEKAKKGIYSNKSIEKIPKEYLKYFSCYNENKYIISEELRKNIVFKKHNLLLDKFPENIDLIVCRNVLIYFNDKAKEEIYKKFYSSLSTEGILFVGSTEQIIFPFKYNFAPLKTFFYKKISK, from the coding sequence ATTTTGAATTATGACGAATTTTTACTAAAGATATTTAATTTAACTGGTATAGATTTGTCACTTTATAAAGAAAAACAGATGAAAAGAAGGATAGATTCATTTATAGCAAATAATAATTGCCAAAGTTATGATATTTTTTATGATAGACTTACTAAAGATATAAAAGTTTATAAAGAATTTTTAAAATATATTACGATAAATGTAACAGAATTTTTTAGGAATTTTGATCAATGGATGATACTTAAGAACGAAATACTTCCCAAAATAATCAAAAAAAATATGAGAATTTGGAGTGCTGCATGTTCAACAGGTGAAGAAGCTTATAGTCTTGCAATGATAATTTCAGATTTTATTGATCTAAACCAAGTGAATATTATTGCGACTGATATAGATGATGTTGTACTTGAAAAGGCTAAAAAAGGAATATATAGTAATAAGAGTATAGAAAAAATTCCTAAGGAATATTTAAAATATTTTTCTTGCTATAATGAGAATAAGTACATAATTTCTGAGGAATTGAGAAAAAATATTGTTTTTAAAAAGCATAACTTGTTACTAGACAAATTTCCTGAAAATATTGATTTGATTGTATGTAGAAACGTATTAATATATTTTAATGATAAAGCGAAAGAAGAAATATATAAAAAATTTTACTCGAGCCTTAGCACAGAAGGCATTCTTTTTGTTGGTAGCACAGAGCAAATTATTTTTCCGTTTAAATACAATTTTGCGCCTTTAAAGACATTTTTTTACAAAAAAATATCTAAATAG
- the speD gene encoding adenosylmethionine decarboxylase, translating into MNALGRHILAEIYGCDENVLDDCELIEDIMVKAAIEAGAEVREVAFHKFSPQGVSGVVVISESHITIHTWPELGYAAVDVFTCGNNVNPWNACNYLTKMLKAKNMTATEVKRGVFEQPVKVVNM; encoded by the coding sequence ATGAATGCTTTGGGTCGCCATATATTGGCAGAAATTTATGGTTGCGATGAAAATGTTCTTGATGATTGTGAATTAATAGAAGACATAATGGTAAAAGCAGCTATTGAAGCAGGTGCTGAAGTTCGTGAAGTTGCTTTCCATAAATTCAGCCCCCAGGGCGTTAGTGGAGTTGTAGTTATTTCAGAATCACATATAACAATTCATACTTGGCCGGAACTAGGGTATGCAGCCGTTGATGTGTTTACGTGTGGGAATAATGTGAATCCTTGGAATGCATGTAATTATTTAACGAAAATGCTAAAGGCAAAAAATATGACCGCTACTGAGGTAAAAAGAGGGGTTTTTGAGCAACCTGTCAAAGTTGTAAATATGTAA